GAAGAAAAGCGGCGGCCGCAACAACCAGGGGCGGATCACGGTAAGGCACCGCGGCGGCGGTCACAAGCGTTTTATCAGGGATATAGATTTCAAGCGTGCCAAGGACGGCATCCCTGCCAAGGTGGCTTCAATAGAATATGACCCCAATCGTTCGGCACGTATCGCTCTTTTGCATTACCGGGATGGGGAGAAACGGTATATCATCGCTCCGGCGGGATTAAAGGTCGGGCAGACGGTTGTTTCCGGGCCCACTGCGGATATCAAGGTCGGGAACGCCCTGCCGCTGAAGAATATCCCTATTGGAACAGTGATACACAACCTTGAACTTAATCCGGGAGAAGGGGCGAAGTTGGTGCGCTCAGCGGGTGCATCCGCCCAGCTCATGGCCAAGGAAGGCGACTATGCCCATATAAGAATGCCTTCCGGCGAGGTACGGTTGATCCACATCAACTGCAGGGCTACTATAGGCCAGGTTGGGAACGAAGAGCACGAAAACATTACGATCGGTAAAGCTGGTCGCGCGCGTTGGAAGGGTAGAAAACCGACTGTGCGCGGCGTGGTTATGAATCCCGTTGATCATCCGCACGGTGGCGGAGAGGGTAAGTCGCCCATCGGGCGAAACCCAGTAACGCCTTGGGGTAAGCCAGCATTGGGTGCTCGAACCCGGAAGCCGAAGCAGAGTGACCGGCTAATCCTTAAACGGCGGACAAAGTAGGAGGGTGGATTAGCATGGGACGTTCGCTGAAGAAAGGGCCTTATTGTGAGGCCAAACTACTGAAAAAAGTTGAAGCAATGAATGCCCGCGGGGACAAAAGAGTAATAAAGACATGGTCCAGGCGCTCAACTATATTTCCCGAAATGATCGGGCATACGATTGCGGTTCATGACGGGCGAAAGCATGTTCCGGTTTATGTTACAGAGGAAATGGTTGGGCACAAGCTTGGCGAATTTGCTCCGACACGGACCTTCAGGGGGCACGGAGCGCATACGGAACGCTCTACGTCGCTTAAATAGGGGCTTGGAAGTGAGAAGCGCGAGGTTGGAAGCGGGATTCTCGAAGGAATTTGGTTGCCAAATTCCAACGAACATCTCACCTCTAACGTCTCACCTCGCACCTCTCGAACAGCAGGAGGGGTTTTGAATGGTTGATGAAGCTATAAAAGAAGCTAAGGCGACGGCGAAATACCTTCGTCTGGCGCCGCGAAAAGCGCGTCAGGTGGTCGCTCTCATTCGCGGAAAGGACATCGAAGAAGCGTTAGGCATCCTTCGCTTTACACCGCAGAAGGCGGCGAAGATAGTTGAAAAAGTAGTGCGTTCTGCTGTCGCGAACGCGGAGCATAACTACAACATGATAGCCGATGAACTCGTCGTGCTGAGGGCCTATGTTGATCAGGGCCCTACACTGAAACGCTACCAACCGCGGGCATACGGCCGGGCTAATATCATGCACCGCCGTATGAGCCATGTAACCGTAGTGGTTGGGGAAAGAAAGGAGGGATAAGGTGGGGCAAAAGGTAGATCCCCGGGTAATGAGGCTTGGAATAAACCGCGATTGGAACGCCAGGTGGTTTGCGAACAAAAAACAGTTTTCCGGTTTGCTTTTGGAAGACGTTAAGATCCGGAGGTATATAAAACAGAGGCTTCATCAGGCAGGCGTTTCCAACGTACATATCGAACGGACGGCAAACCGGGTCAAGGTCACCATCCATACCGCGAAACCTGGAATCGTAATCGGTCGTGGCGGGACCGAGGTCGAGATTCTTCGCAAAGAGCTCGAGCGGCAGACCGAGAAACAGATAAACATCAACATCGTGGAGATAAAGGTTCCGGAGCTTGACGCGCAG
This window of the Bacillota bacterium genome carries:
- the rpsC gene encoding 30S ribosomal protein S3 codes for the protein MGQKVDPRVMRLGINRDWNARWFANKKQFSGLLLEDVKIRRYIKQRLHQAGVSNVHIERTANRVKVTIHTAKPGIVIGRGGTEVEILRKELERQTEKQININIVEIKVPELDAQLVAENIAFQLERRVAFRRAMKQVVQRAMRMGAKGIKVAVSGRLAGAEIARTEWNSDGKVPLHTLRADIDYGFAEANTTYGKIGVKSWIYKGEILPERASGSRR
- the rpsS gene encoding 30S ribosomal protein S19 codes for the protein MGRSLKKGPYCEAKLLKKVEAMNARGDKRVIKTWSRRSTIFPEMIGHTIAVHDGRKHVPVYVTEEMVGHKLGEFAPTRTFRGHGAHTERSTSLK
- the rplV gene encoding 50S ribosomal protein L22, whose translation is MVDEAIKEAKATAKYLRLAPRKARQVVALIRGKDIEEALGILRFTPQKAAKIVEKVVRSAVANAEHNYNMIADELVVLRAYVDQGPTLKRYQPRAYGRANIMHRRMSHVTVVVGERKEG
- the rplB gene encoding 50S ribosomal protein L2; the encoded protein is MPVKTYKPTSPGRRFVTGATFSEVTSKEPERSLLKPLKKSGGRNNQGRITVRHRGGGHKRFIRDIDFKRAKDGIPAKVASIEYDPNRSARIALLHYRDGEKRYIIAPAGLKVGQTVVSGPTADIKVGNALPLKNIPIGTVIHNLELNPGEGAKLVRSAGASAQLMAKEGDYAHIRMPSGEVRLIHINCRATIGQVGNEEHENITIGKAGRARWKGRKPTVRGVVMNPVDHPHGGGEGKSPIGRNPVTPWGKPALGARTRKPKQSDRLILKRRTK